The Cynocephalus volans isolate mCynVol1 chromosome 1, mCynVol1.pri, whole genome shotgun sequence region CTCTATACTCACCACTAAAAGTATAATGCAAAGTGGTATAATTAGAAAGTCAATAGATAagggctggcccctggctcacttgggagagtgtggtgctgataacaccaaggccccgggttcggatcctatatagggatggccagttcgcccactggctgagcgtggtgctgacaacaccaagccaagggttaagatccccttaccggtcatctttaaaagaaaaaaaaaaaaaaaaatgcaaacccCTTACAATGGCCTACAAAACCCTGCATCAACTATCTCTTTCTCATCTCCAATTTCAAGTCATACTTCTGTCTCCCTTACCCACTATGCTCCAGCGATGCTGGTCTGCTTTCAGTTCCTCAATCATCCCATGTTCTTTCCCATTTCTGGTCTTAGAATATATTGTTCCCTCTACCTGCAATGTTATTGCCTCTCTTTTCACATGACCAGTGTTTTCCCTTCCCTAGAAGTCAACTGAAATATCTCCTTTTCAGAAAAGTCTTTTCTAACTGCCCTACTGAAAAGAGGCCCTCTCTGTTATTCACTATCTCAactccttgtttattttcttgcatAGTACTTTTACAGCTTGCAGTAATATTATTTataggttttgttgttgttgttgattttaaATCCGTCTCTTCCATTATATTATAAGCTCTACTGCACAGGGACTGGGTATGTATGGTCCTCCAGTTTCTAGCATCCTGCTTGgcaggaagaaaacaataaatatttgaatgaatgagcTCAATCTGAGGATAGTCTCTTCTGTTTCTGGCACCCAAATGACCCAtccttttgtgtttgcttttttctgtATTAAATCTTTTGTCTCAACTCACCTGGATCTGAGCTTCTCAGATGAATTTTAGGGTTTCGAAGCAACCAAGATGGGAGACCCCCCTGAGACAAACATAAAGACGACACAGAAACATGTCGGTTTTGTTGTTTAGGGGTGCagttggaaggaaagaagggagggagatgagTGTAGTGCTGGAATGGCCCTAGAGTGTGGGCAGATGGGAGGGGTCTAGGCACATGGGTGGCTTTGGTTCTACCCCTTCTCCAACTAACTCACCATCTCCCATTCTGCACAGATGTAAGGTCCTGGTCTCAGTATGACCAACAGGTCCGCTATAGCTGCCTCATTCAGAAAGGCAATGAGGTCCCGACTGCCATTAAAATTATAGACCCCAGGCTGTGGCTCATGGTAGTTCCAGGGCACATAACTGAGAAAGGAAGAGGTTAACAGGTTCCAAGGTGGGGAGATGCCAGGGAGGCCTAAGGGCTCAGGCCTTGCAGGGAATCTCCCAGAAGCAGTTGGAAGAAAGTCCTGGTCCGCTCTTTCCCACCCTTGGCCTAGGAGCCCTAGAGCTTTAACCCCTCTTCAAACCGAGCCATTCTTCCCGTCCAGACCCACTTCCTAAGAGGGCGGTAGGAAGAGTAAATCCCTCCCTTCCACGGCTCTCGCGGGTACTTCTTACAACTGTACGGCGTTAAGGCCGCTCAATCGCATCTTGAAAAGCCGGTCTGCCCAAAGCACCCGCGGTACCCGAAAATAGTGCAGGCTGCCAGACACGTAGCGGAACGGGACCCCGTCCAGGAGGAACCTGTCGTTATCCCGATCCACTACGAAAGACCGAGTGTCTGCCTGCAAAGGGAAAGAGATTGTGCTCAGCAGAGGTCTGCAGTGAGGATCAGCGTCTACCAAGGGCAAAGGAGATGGAACTAGCCCTGCCTGCTGTTTTGTTATTCCGACTTTCTCTCATCCGCCGGATCTGATCCCGCCTCACCGCACCCAGCCGGCTGGTTCAACTTTCTTATCTTACCTGGGGTAACAGCAGCGTCAGGAGAGGCAGCAGCAGGGAGGGAAGACAGGGTGGCTTCTCCCGAGCCATGGCGCTTGCAGGGCTCCTCTAGTCTGAGACGGCGGGCCGACCGTCACGTGTCGGATTCCTAGGAGGGAACCTCATCGAGCAAAGGGGCGGAGACCACCTCAAGCTGCCAGATGGTTAGCCTGCTCTTGGCCTCCAGCCTGCAGCCACCCGCCACTCTACCAGTTTGTAAAATCCCTACGTCTTGCTACTCTTAAGTGCAGTTCACGCACGAACAAGCTTCATCAgcgtcacctgggagcttgttagaaatgcagaatctcaagtCCTACCTCAGACCTATAgaatcagaatttttattttaacagtgttCCCAGGCGCTTCTAAGCACATTGAAGATTGAAAAGCACTGCTGTACTAGACGGCTCCCTGAGGGTGGAGAGCGCCTTGTCCATCTTGAATTCTCAGCttacagggcctggcacacagcacgTTAAATCTCGATGAATAAATGCCAGAGCCAAAGGGCTAAAACAGGTTCAGAACCAAAAGAAACTGTAGGAAAATCTTCATGGCGATCAGGTGTGTGGAAGTGGGGAACCAGGTTGCAAGACAGACATTTTCCCTGGAGAGTCTTATTTCCCGGCCGGCCATTCTGTCTTTGGGAGTGCACCCCTTTGAAACTTATCCCTTCTGCCTAGGCAAGAGATGTCAAGGACAACTGCTTAGTGCCAAGACTTGGGAATTTGTGAATTTCCACTCCTTCTGTCTTCACAGTTCCAAGCCTGGTATGTGACCGTCAGGGTAATTAGTAATAATAGTTACTATTACTGTTTATTAACACTGAGGTCTATGTGTCAGAtattgtgctaagcattttatatctcatttaatcttcaaacaaCTCCATAAAATAGATAACTATCActtccattctacagatgagaaactgaaggACAGTTAAGCAGCCCatccaagatcacacaactagtTTAgtagagctgggatctgaactaGTTAGTCCGGTCCCACGGTTCATGCACTTAACCTGAGGTACACTTATAACTATTTTACAGTTACAAAAAGTGAAGAtccaagaggttaagtaacctgcccgaggttacacagctagtaggCTATTAAAGACCGGCCTTAGAAACTGGCAGTCTGGTTCAAGAGCCTGAGCTCTTAACCACTGAGACTAGGGTAGTGGCCAGAGCCCCAAAGCTTGGACTGATCAGAGCTTCAGGAGTCCAGTCCGCCAGCAACCGCCCTTCCCTGCATCCCTTTCAGGGCTGGACTGGTAGACCGCTTTCTGGCCCCAGCGTGTGGGAGGTATGAAGCCTCCTACCTCCGACATTGGGAGATGGAGGTCCTGGGGGCTTCGGGCCGAGCCCGGCTTTGCTCCCCTTTGGCGCAGGTGCCCGCGTCTTGACCCCTACTGAAGGCTTGGTAGGGAACCCTCACCCGGGTCCTGGGACCCGTCCACTCCAGTCCTATCCCGTCCCGGGCCACTCAGCTCCGCGCCCCCACATCCTCCTGACGCTCAGCGGTTGGTAGGAAACCGCGGACAGTTGCACTGGCGCGGACTGATGATGTAAGCATTGCTTCCGGTCGCTGGCGCTTCTCTCCCGCCAGAGCCAGGTCAGCGGTGGGTTCCGGCTAGCCGACCCTGGGCATTTCGCGCCGTGGCCGGTGAGGGCTCTGCAAGGGGTGGGCCTGAGCCTCACACCTACTCTGAAATTACCCTATGCCCTACCTTTGCGGCCTGGTGGGCGTGGGAGCGGGGGACGTCCAAGGGTGGGCTGAGGTTGGGGAAAGTGGCCTGGTCGTCTCTGCGTGGCCTGAGGCTTTAAGGCGCCCGACCCCAGCCTTGTTGGAGCTGGCGTCTCCAGGGCCGGTTTTCTCGGGAATACAGGTTCCGAGACCTGGGCCTGAACTGTCCCCATCGGTACTTCAGGGCTCGTCCGGATTGTGCTGGACCCGGGACCCTGCCGTTCTTTTCCTTCCAGCATGATCCTCTGTGCCCCCAGCTCATCGCCTGGAAACGCCCACTCACCCTGTACTAAACCTTCAGCCTCAGACCGTCCTTGAGGAGGATGACTGAGACACTATGGGCCACGCGTTGTGTGTCTGCTCTCGGGGAACTGTCATCATTGACAATAAGCGTTACCTCTTCATCCAGAAACTGGGGGAGGGGTGAGTGTTTCAAAATCACTTAGCTAGTCCGCAGGGTTATGGTCGTTGAGGGACAGCGGTTTGCACATGATAGGGGCACAAGGGTTTTATCCCTATCCTCTAACTGGCCTAATAGAGCCTAGCTACATGGTAGTCAAGAAAGTGGATCTGGAACTAGGCCTCTTAGATCCGCTTTGAATGACCTTGATAAACCACGTTCTCTTCATCTGCGTAATGGAGATGATTGCCATGCCTCACTGAtggagttgtgaggattaattgtgataatgtatataaaatgtctcACCCAGACATGTGCCTGGTTCTTAAGCACGtgataaatattgatttaattcattcatttaatatttattgagcatctgtcaAGTGCAGAGCACTGTGTTATGACCGTGGGACCTCAAAAATTTCTATGTCCCTTCTCTTGAGGATTTCAAACTGTGATAATCTTCAGACCTCTCAGAGCCATATCTTGGGAGGGTTTCTACTAAATGGGAGAGACACTCCCCAACACCCCTGGGAATTCCTCTGGGTCCAAGCCACGTGGGAGATGACCATGGTCCTTCACTGACCCCTTTGGCCCACAGTGGGTTCAGCTATGTGGATCTAGTGGAGGGGTTACATGATGGACACTTCTACGCCCTGAAGCGAATCCTGTGTCATGAGCAACAGGACCGGGAGGAGGCCCAGCGAGAAGCGGACATGCATCGCCTCTTCCATCACCCCAACATCCTTCGCCTTGTGGCTTACTGTCTGAGGGAGCGGGGCGCTAAGCATGAAGCCTGGCTGCTGCTACCCTTCTTTAAAGTAAGAAAGACTCCTAGTTATGGAGCAGGTTGCAACAAAGCCACCCACCAAGGGCTGTGTGAGCAGTCAAGTGTGTTAGGAAGCAAGGGCCATGTCCTGGGTTTGGTCACTTCACATTTGAGGGTTTAGAGGAGCCCAAATAGGACTGTGGGGTTTGAGGTGTGTGTGGTGAAATGGCTAATAGGCTTTGACATAGGGAAGGGATCAGGCCGAGGGAGCAGAGGCTCCAAAAACCTCTCCAACTGTGGGGACACTTGTGTTGCAGAGAGGTACGCTGTGGAATGAGATAGAAAGGCTGAAGGACAAAGGCAACTTCCTGACTGAGGATCAAATCCTTCAGCTGCTGCTGGGTATCTGCAGAGGCCTTGAGGCCATTCATGCCAAGGGTTATGCCCACAGGTCAGTGGGAGGGTCCTGTGTACTTGGCTCGGGCTGAGAGGAAAATCCTCACCAAGAGAAACGGGAGGTCTGAGCTCTTCTAAGAAACAGCCTCCATGATTCCTTTGCTCCCTGGGATTCCAGCCTCCCTGTCCAGGGATGCTCATGTGTCATTTCCACTTCCTTACAGGGACCTGAAACCCACCAATATCTTGATTGGAGATGAGGGGCAGCCAGTTTTAATGGACTTGGGTTCCATGAATCAAGCATACATTCATGTGGAGGGCTCCCGTCAGGCCCTGGCCCTGCAGGTAAGAGAGTCTCCATCCTGTTCCCCAATCCCCAACCCATTCTGACACTTGCCCACCTGTTCCCCAACCCCTTCTGGTACGTGCCCCAATTTGGTCACATGACAGTAGCCTGTGCCCCACTTTTGAGCTCTGGGGCCACTGTTCCAGGACTGGGCAGCCCAGCGGTGCACCATCTCCTACCGGGCCCCGGAGCTCTTCTCCGTGCAGAGTGACTGTGTCATCGATGAGCGGACTGATGTCTGGGTGAGGAGCCTGTGGGTGGGAATCTAGGTGGGGAAGGGTGTGATTCTGTACCTCCTAGGGAGTAGAGGAGTAGGTCTTTGGTTTCCGTTATACGGGGCCCCAGGAACCCCAGTATGTCCCCATCCCCCTCAACTTCCTTCCTGGGAACTGTCACTGATACTGTACTCAGCTGCACAGGAAGTGGTATTAACCCTGTCCATGAAGAGGGGGTTACAGCTCAGTGTCAGTGCAGAAGGCAGTGACTGAGCAAGGGCTTCAGAGGCCTCCAGCTAACTGGCTGTTTCTCTGAGCCCTGGTGGTCCAATGTGGTTGAGGTCAGCAGGGGGAGCAATGTCACCTCCATTGGTCTCCTCACAGGGACTAACCAAGTTGTGCTCAGTCCCTAGGCTGCGTGCTATATGCCATGATGTTTGGGGAAGGCCCTTATGACATGGTGTTCCAGAAGGGTGATAGTGTGgcccttgctgtgcagaaccaACTCAGCATCCCGCCAAGCTCAAGGTGAGCAAAAAGAGGGGCACCAGGAATTTGACTTCTCCCTGGTATTAGCTGAGTTGGAGCCTTACCAAGGGGGATAAGTGTCCTCCAGTCACCCTGCCCTCCTCTGTCCACAGGCATTCTTCAGCATTGCGGCAGCTGCTGGCTTCGATGATGACTGTGGACCCCCAGCAGCGCCCTCACATTCCTCTCCTCCTCAGTCAGTTGGAGGCACTGCAGCCCCAAGCTGCTGGCCAGCACACTACCCAAATCTGAACAAACCAGTGGCCACATTGACAAGGTGGCCCCTTTATGCCTTGGAAAGAGGCTCCCATCCATCATTGGAATCTTCTATCCAGGACTGCTCTTTTATAGTTGGGGACGGGGATGGGGACCATCATCTCAGTACTACATCTGCTCTTCTGTTCTTACCGCCAAGAGCAATACCTGGGCAAGGTGCCTGATTGAGtcggggtgggagtgggggaaaggaAAACTGATAGAATATGGCTCTGAGCAGGACTGCTGAGCTCACATCATGTTTTGCCTCCAAATCTGGGAGCAGGAGAATgtataaaccaaaaaataaagtcaaagcaGGTTGGTGTGGATGTTAGTCTCAGTGTTTCTGGAGTGACAGAAGAGGCGCAAAGGGCCTAAAGTATGGTTGCCATTTCCAAGGAAACAGCTTGGGACCAGTGAAGAGTCAGCAGTGGTGTGACTTCCATTATTCCGTGTAAGGAGGTAGGTGTCCTTACCTTAGATCTGGCTGGTTGACAGTGAGCCGTTCTTCTAGCTTGTCTTAGTCAAAAACTTAAAGCTGCTCTGGCTTGCATTGGCTTTTACCTGGGTCAAGAACTGGGAACAAGGCCCCCTAAAATCAGACTCAActagttctttctttccttccttcattcccaaGGGGTGGGTGGATTAGTCAAAGCAGCCCAGCCGGTTTGCCAGGCAAGGGCCTGTGGGTACAGGCATCTGAGGAAGCTTTGGGACAGCTACATAACAGGGCTCCCACCCTCAGCCTTGGGGCAAGGGGAGTGGAATTGGCAGCCATTTTGGCCCATGTCTGTCTGATAGTTCTAGCTCACACATGGTTAATGATTAATGAGGCTAGTGTGGTGTGACAGTATCCAGCTGCCACTTCCTGTCTACACTGCTGAGTAAACAGGGGCCCTGCCTTAGCTGGGCTTGAAACCTGTTCCCCAGGAAAGGGCACTGTGTCCCTGAATCACCAGGGAGTGGAGGAAAGGGCAGGTTTGGCATCTACTGTTCCTGAGATCGAAGcttcctccccccaaccatgCCCACCCCTATATGCTGACGTTAGTGTGGGTCCTGGGGTACCTATTAGCAGAGTTGAGATTTTCCCTAGGGCCCTGGCAGGAGGCTCCCACCAGCTAGCACAGAGGCTAGGCCAGAAAGAAAGCACACACAGAGGAGATGACCTGAGTTTTAATGACacaaccccagccccagccaagcAGCAAGACGGACAGTAAGCCATGCAAAGCTACCGGGAGGTGAAGCAGCACAAACAGCTCTAGGAGACCACCCTTGTTCCCACCCATCCCCCAAGCTTATGATGTGGCTCCATGCCCAGGAACTCTGGGCCAGGCTAGCCCCATTCCCAAAACCTCATAACGCAGAGGAGTCTGGGCCAAGCCTTCCTTCCAGAGTTGGTGAATGCAGAAGCAGCAGAAAGAATAGAGTAGCAGTCCAACTCTCCAATACAGAAATTACTGGACTTAAACTCCTACTTGGAAAGGAAGTGAAGATTTGTATCCTTCAGTAGTTTGTGGCTGGACGGACAGGTCCAGGATTTGGCCCTCATTGCCTCCCTCTCCTGGGTGTCCCAGGACCTTACATCAAGGTCCCTGGAGTCCTGCTTCTTGGGCCTGGCAAAGGCCCCTTGGCAGGCCTCACCTTCAGCCCTGGAAGGGAAAAGGGTCACGAGCAGCAAATAgccagggcagcagcagcagcagcagcagcagcagcacaaaaAGGGGAAGGCAGCAGAAGCTCAAGCACTCACAGAGGGGACAAGAAACCGTGCAAAGAGACTGTTTATTTCGAAAGAATTTTGCAATAAACATAGTAAATAGGCTCCAGACAGCTGTTCTATTCTTCTccctcatcctcatcctcataGGAGTCGATGCCTACTTCCTCGTAATCCTTCTCCAGGGCAGCCATATCCTCCCGGGCCTCAGAAAACTCACCCTCCTCCATGCCCTCGCCCACATACCAGTGCACAAACGCCCTCTTGGCATACATCAGGTCAAACTTGTGGTCCAGGCGGGCCCAGGCCTCAGCGATGGCGGTCGTGTTGCTCAGCATGCACACGGCACGCTGCACCTTGGCCAGGTCACCTCCAGGCACCACAGTGGGCGGCTGGTAGTTGATACCAACCTTGAAGCCTGTGGGGCACCAGTCCACAAACTGGATGCTGCGCTTGGTCTTGATGGCGGCGATGGCGGCGTTGACATCCTTGGGCACCACATCTCCACGGTACAGCAAGCAGCAGGCCATGTACTTGCCATGCCGGGGATCGCACTTCACCATCTGGTTGGCAGGCTCGAAGCAGGCATTGGTGATCTCTGCCACCGACAGCTGCTCATGATAGGCCTTCTCTGCAGAGATGACTGGCGCGTAGGTGGCCAGGGGGAAGTGGATGCGAGGGTAGGGCACCAGGTTGGTCTGGAACTCTGTCAAGTCCACATTGAGGGCCCCGTCGAAGCGCAGAGAAGCTGTGATGGAGGAGACGATTTGGCTGATGAGGCGGTTGAGGTTGGTGTAGGTTGGGCGCTCGATGTCCAGGTTGCGGCGGCAGATGTCATAGATGGCCTCGTTGTCCACCATGAAGGCACAGTCTGAGTGCTCCAGGGTGGTGTGGGTGGTCAGGATGGAGTTGTAGGGTTCGACCACGGCTGTGGACACTTGGGGAGCTGGGTAGATGGAGAACTCCAGCTTGGATTTCTTGCCGTAGTCAACAGAGAGCCGCTCCATCAGGAGCGAGGTGAAGCCAGAGCCCGTGCCCCCTCCAAAGCTGTGGAACACCAGGAAACCTTGAAGTCCTGTGCACTGGTCAGACTgaaaggcaagaaagagaaagaaaatgtagataGGTGAGGGGCCTGAGGAACTCTATCTTCTGGCTCCATACAGCctaaaatatttcagaagcactggctggttagctcaggtggttagagcatagtgttataacaccaagatcaagggttcagagccccatactgaccagctgccaaaaaaaaaaaaaaaaaaattcagaagtcaGGGCAAAGACCAATGAATATCCGTATTAGTATCACACTCTGGAACATGTACAGTTAAAGATGAACCGCTGAAATGGATCTAAAAAAAAGGTTCTTGACCACAAGCACAGGCTTGAAAACTCCCTCCTTTCCATGCCAAATTCTCACCAGCTTGCGGATCCGGTCCAGTACCGGGTCGATGATCTCCTTGCCAATGGTATAGTGACCACGGGCATAGTTGTTAGCGGCATCCTCTTTTCCAGTGATGAGCTGCTCTGGGTGAAAGAGCTGTCGGTATGGGCCATTTCGGATCTCATCTGGAAGGGCATAAACCACATTGTTAGGGCAAAAACCACAAGGCTGTGCTCATCAGGGACCTCCCCCAGGGTGGTAGCTGTGGCTAGATATATGGAAGAGCTCATCCTTCTGCCAGGCTGAGATAGCAGAATATGACAAACCCAGACTTGTTGTGTGGGTCAGCCTGAGATCAGCTTGTCTTCAGCTTCAAATAGGGCTAGGAATTTTCAGGGCCAGGAAAGCCAGATCTAGACACCCTCTGTCCGGAGAGAAGTTTTGAGGCACTCTCtacacctccccccaccccaattttGCCCCCTCTTCCACTCACCAATAACAGTGGGCTCCAGATCCACAAAAACTGCCCGGGGCACATGTTTTCCAGCTCCAGTTTCACAGAAGAAGGTGGTGAAGGAGTCGTCCCCTCCACCAATGGTCTTGTCACTGGGCATCTGCCCATCGGGCTGAATCCCGTGTTCCAGACAGTAGAGCTCCCAGCAGGCATTGCCCATTTGGACACCTGCTTGCCCCACATGGACTGAGATGCATTCACGCTGAGGGATAAGAGGGGGGACACAGCATAAGCCCCACATCTACAAGTCCTCACTTCATGAGCATCTCTCCCACCCTATCACCTACCAGCTAGAATGATTCAGTTGGCAAGAGTGCAGGCTTGGGTCCGGGGAGAGGTCAGAAGAGGCTGGCAGCCTGCCCAAAGCTCCCCTGTACAGGATTCCTCAACTGGAAGCACAGAGGAGGGCAGGCCAACCCCTTAGACTACTTCCCAGTGGGAAATTTGTCAAGTGAGAGCTGTGGCTCCATATGACCCTGCCACAGTCACAGGACACTCAGGGAGAACAGAGAGGGCAAGTGCACATGAGACAGATGTGGTAACTGAAGACAAGGATAAGAGACTTTTCAGCTGCTCCTGATGCCTACTGCCTACAAAGCCAGCTTCTCAAGAGCCTGAGAAGGGGCAGAAGGTTTTCCAGAACTATGAGTTTATAGCTAGAGCCCCCCTACTTGATTAATTCTTTGCTTGGAGGATGAACAAGTAGAGTTTCATATAAccttctccccttttctttcctgTGGGATGCAGAGGTATCTCTCAGCCTTCCCATCTGTTATCAGCTGGCCATCAGGATGTCCTCTCCCCTCACCTTTAAATCCCATCTGGTTCCTCTCCCCACCTCTACCCGTGCACTCTGGGTGTCCTCACCACCTTCATCCACCGTGTCAGCCCGCACAGAAATAGCAGCGATAATGCTGGTGAGAGCAGACGGCAGGGGCGGGCAATAAGGGTTGTGGGCACTGGGGCACTCGCTGCCTTAGGCTCCGTCCTTCCCAGTCCGAACTTAACCCCTGAAGCCCCAAGTCCGCGAGACTCGCGATCCTCCCTTCCCACATAGAAATGGCGGGGTGACGGTTTCCAAATACCCAGAAAA contains the following coding sequences:
- the LOC134377935 gene encoding tubulin alpha-4A chain isoform X1, with translation MRECISVHVGQAGVQMGNACWELYCLEHGIQPDGQMPSDKTIGGGDDSFTTFFCETGAGKHVPRAVFVDLEPTVIDEIRNGPYRQLFHPEQLITGKEDAANNYARGHYTIGKEIIDPVLDRIRKLSDQCTGLQGFLVFHSFGGGTGSGFTSLLMERLSVDYGKKSKLEFSIYPAPQVSTAVVEPYNSILTTHTTLEHSDCAFMVDNEAIYDICRRNLDIERPTYTNLNRLISQIVSSITASLRFDGALNVDLTEFQTNLVPYPRIHFPLATYAPVISAEKAYHEQLSVAEITNACFEPANQMVKCDPRHGKYMACCLLYRGDVVPKDVNAAIAAIKTKRSIQFVDWCPTGFKVGINYQPPTVVPGGDLAKVQRAVCMLSNTTAIAEAWARLDHKFDLMYAKRAFVHWYVGEGMEEGEFSEAREDMAALEKDYEEVGIDSYEDEDEGEE
- the LOC134377935 gene encoding tubulin alpha-4A chain isoform X2; translation: MGNACWELYCLEHGIQPDGQMPSDKTIGGGDDSFTTFFCETGAGKHVPRAVFVDLEPTVIDEIRNGPYRQLFHPEQLITGKEDAANNYARGHYTIGKEIIDPVLDRIRKLSDQCTGLQGFLVFHSFGGGTGSGFTSLLMERLSVDYGKKSKLEFSIYPAPQVSTAVVEPYNSILTTHTTLEHSDCAFMVDNEAIYDICRRNLDIERPTYTNLNRLISQIVSSITASLRFDGALNVDLTEFQTNLVPYPRIHFPLATYAPVISAEKAYHEQLSVAEITNACFEPANQMVKCDPRHGKYMACCLLYRGDVVPKDVNAAIAAIKTKRSIQFVDWCPTGFKVGINYQPPTVVPGGDLAKVQRAVCMLSNTTAIAEAWARLDHKFDLMYAKRAFVHWYVGEGMEEGEFSEAREDMAALEKDYEEVGIDSYEDEDEGEE
- the STK16 gene encoding serine/threonine-protein kinase 16 — encoded protein: MGHALCVCSRGTVIIDNKRYLFIQKLGEGGFSYVDLVEGLHDGHFYALKRILCHEQQDREEAQREADMHRLFHHPNILRLVAYCLRERGAKHEAWLLLPFFKRGTLWNEIERLKDKGNFLTEDQILQLLLGICRGLEAIHAKGYAHRDLKPTNILIGDEGQPVLMDLGSMNQAYIHVEGSRQALALQDWAAQRCTISYRAPELFSVQSDCVIDERTDVWSLGCVLYAMMFGEGPYDMVFQKGDSVALAVQNQLSIPPSSRHSSALRQLLASMMTVDPQQRPHIPLLLSQLEALQPQAAGQHTTQI